The DNA region CCGGCACAGCACATGTCGGGTGGCACTCGGACTGACCAATGTCGGCAACGAGTCAGCCGCTGTCATCGTCGAGCGCGCGGTCTCAGAGTTCGATCCTGCTGCTGTGATCTTCGTCGGGGTCGCCGGCGCCCTGTGGGACAGCGCCCGACTCGGCGACGTCGTGTTCGCGAAGCACATCTACAACTATCAGGGCGGCACCAGCGAGGATGCCGGCCTCATGGCCCGTCCACGCGCCTGGGAAGTAAGCCACCCGATCTTCCAGCTCGGGTCCGAGCTTGCACGTCGGGGTGAGTGGGCTGACTCGCCTCCCCCGGGCGAAGACCCGCCACGGGTGCACATCGCCCCGATCGCCGCGGGATCCGTCGTCCTGAACTCCCTGACATCAAATCATGCCCAGTGGCTGCGAAGCCGCTACAACGACGCGCTGGCCGTCGAGATGGAGGGAGCGGGCGTCGCGCAAGCCGCCCATCTCAGCGGATCGCAGGTCGCCGTCATCCGCGGCATCAGCGACCGCGCAGACGGCACGAAGGACAGCGCAAACGATCGAGACTGGCAACCACGCGCGGCTGCGAACGCAGCAGCCTTCGCCACCCGCCTGGCAGTGAACATCATCAAGGACAAGGAGCAGCTCACGATGGCCGACGAAGACCGCACCCGTCCGACTTACCACACCCAAGTCAGTCCGACGATCCACAACAGCACCGTCGGCAACATCACCGGCTTCGTGAACAACGGCAGCAGCTATGGGGCGGTCTCCCCGATCGCGGTGTCCCCTGCGGACCTCATCGCGGAGCTCGACAGGTTCAGCCGGCTCCTCGAACAGCACCGCGCCGCGGGCGACCTCGACGATGCCACGCTGACCGGCGCACAGCTCCAGCTCGACACCGCGCGTAAGTCCGCCCAAGCAGGCACCCCGGAGTCGAAACACATGGTGACCACAGCCCTCGAGCGACTGCGAGGCTTGGTCTCCGACGTCGCAGACCTGGCCGCCAAGATCGCACCGCTAATCGTGATGGCAGGAGGCCTGTCATGACCGAGTTCCAAACGAAGGTCGACCCGACCCTGCACAACTCTCAGGTCGACGCGATCATCGGCACGCATATCGGCGTCCACCACGAGGACAACAGGACGTACGTCACCAGCGAAGGCGCTTCGCCCGAGGAGAAGTTCGAGTCCGCTCTCAACGCCATCGACGGCGGGCTCTTGGACCGTGCCCGCATGCTTATCGACGACGTGATCGCCAGTGACAGCCGGAGTGCCAGAATCTACTTCTACTGGGCGATCGCGGTCCTGGGGAGCAAGTCACAGCACGATCTCACCTCCAAGGACAAGCGCGAGCTCAACATGATCGTCGAGCGCGTCGGACGAATCCCCGACGACTCCTGGAGGCTCGCGCTCGAGGTCGTCCTCGATCTGGCAGGGTATCGGCCGAAAGACGTGGGCTGGTGGCGCACCTGGGAGGCGCACCTGGACGCGTTGACCATCGAGCAACAGACCATGGTGAACGAGCACCTCGACCGTCTCATGCCCTCCGCAGCCCTGGAGGCGATCTGGACACAGCGGTGCGCCACAGCTCGGAGCAACCAGTTCCGCGACAACCGGCGCGGACGGATCGAGCTCTTCTTCGAGGCTGAACCCGCAGAGCCACGCCTCGTGGCTCCCCATGACAACAGAGCCGGCGACACTCAGGCGTCGCTTCCGGGCCGGTATGCACTGGTGGCGGTCGCAGCCCTCGTCATCGGGGTGATCGCCCTCCTGACACAACCGCTGCTTGCAACAGCAGAGCTCACCATGACGGCCGCCACCGCCGTAGCGGCCCTAGCGTTCGGTTGCCGGTGGGCCGACCGAGTCGCGGACCTGGCTCCGTCACCGTCCGACGCCGTCCCTGCCTACACCACCGGACAGACGGGCTTCACCCATCAGGTTCGCCAACGGTTCACCGAGCACTTCACGACGTATCGGCCCCCCGCCTTCGATCTGTCAGCCTGGCTGGCCGAAACAACGACCGAGCGAGAACGCCTCGCCCACGAGATCGCCCGATCGTATCGAGAGTCCACGACGACGGTCGAAAACCTCGACTGGATCATCCGACATCTGGCCAGGGAAGCGCGAGACCACGCGGTGTCTGCCCAGTCTCCTGAGCCCTCGGAGAGACTGTCCCCTGCTGCTACCAAGGTCCTCTGCATCGGACTTACCTCCGCGGCCGGCGTCGCCCTGCTCGCCACGTTGGTGACCATCGTGTCGGGCTTCGAACCGTCCCACATCGGACTGTCGCTGACGGCATCTCTCCTGCTGATCTGGTCGCTGAAGCGCGCAGTGCCGGACACGTTGGAGGTCAGGAGCGAACAGCGCCGGCTCGATCGTGAGCACGCCGAACGTCGAACGGAGTACGAGTCCCGCATGGCTGCCTACCGGCGCTGGAAAGCACGGCTCGAGGATCGGCCATCGGAGACCGAGATGCAGACGTGGCTCAACGCCGACAAGACCATCTTCATCGCCGAGGTTCTGGACAATTACCGCCTGCGCTGGTCAAGGCTGGTCACCCACACGTTTCTGGTGACCCCGAATCCCCCGTACCGTAAGGCCCGCGTCAAGAACGGGCCGTGGCGCTACACCCGATACGCATTCCACCTGTTCTTGGTCACCCCGGAAGGCGTGCGCGAAGTGAGCACCGAGATCGACGCACAGTCGGCTCGTCGTGGCAAGGAGCTTCGCGACAGCTACCGCTTCGACGCACTCACCTCAGTCCGGGTGACCGACGACAAGCGCGCGGGCTACAACCTCGAACTCACCCTCACCAACGGTCCGGCCCGTGAGATCCACATCAAAGATGCCAACGCCCAGCAGGTGCTTCCTGCCAACGGCGAACCGCAGATTTACGATCACGAGGAGTTCAGCAGGATCGATCTCGACGCGACCGGTTTCGTCCACACCTTCCACCTGCTGGAAGGAATCGCGGCCGACGGAAAGGCCTGGGCTCGCGACCATGGCCTCCCGCAGCCCTCGAGCACCCCGACAGCGTAGCTAGGAGGACCCACGCGCAGCGCTCCGTCGCGTCAGCAACCACACTGACGAGCAAGGCCACGACCAAGCAGCGGCACATGTCCTCGATCTCAGGCACAATCCGTTCCGCCGAGCTGGCGCCACCTCACCAACTCGGCCAGCAAATCAAGCCCTTCCCCCGACGCACGTGACGCTTCGGCCGACGTACGTGACGCCTCGACCGGCTAGCTGTGATGTCCAGCCAGGTTGTTCAACCTGGTGATGGGGGCTGCCTTCCCGATCGCTGAATGGGGCCGGTGGTGGTTGTACTCGTGGACCCATCCTGGCAGGGCGGCGAGTCGGGCTGATTCGGAGGTGTAGAACTTCTTGAATGCCCAGCCCTCTGCCAGGGTGCGGTGGAAACGTTCGATCTTCCCGTTCGTCTGTGGTCGATAGGGCCGGGTCTTCTTGGGTGTGATGCCTAGATCTGCGCAGGTCTCGCGCCACAGGTGTGACTTGTAGCAGCTGCCGTTGTCGCTGAGCACACGCTTGACGAGGACACCACGCTCAGCGAACCAGGCAACCGCGTTCTTGAGGACCTCGGTCGCGGTTTGGCTGGTCTCGTCGTCGCGGGCCTCGACGTAGGCGAGGCGGGAGTGGTCGTCGATGACGGTGTGTAGGTAGCAGGTCCCGATCAGTGGCTGATAGTGCTTGTTCTTGGGCCCACCGGTGCGTTTGGCGGTCGCGGAGCGGTTCTTGTCCCCGCGCTGCTTGCCGAGGTAGCGCCAGCCACCGCCGTCGGGGATCTTGCCGAGCTTCTTGACGTCGACGTGGATCAGGTCGCCGGGGTGGTCATGTTCGTAGCGACGGATCGGCTCGCCTGTGGCTCGGTCGATGTGAGTGAGCCGGTTGATCCGAGCACGCACCAAGACCGCGTGCACGGTCGAGGATGCCATGTTGAGCCGCTGGGCGATTTCGACCGGCCCAAGGCGCTGCTTCCAGCGCAGGTGCACGATCTTGCGCACGACCGGGGCCGGGGTCCGGTTCGGTTGACGGTGCGGAGCCGAGGACCGATCGAGCATGCCGGCCGGTCCTTCGTTGCGGTAGCGCTCAGCCCACTTCTTCGCCGTACGCCACGAGACGTCATAACGCTCCGCCGCGCGGGCCGGTGGCCAGCCGTGTTCAACGATGAGACGCGCGAGCCTGAGCCGGGCGCGAGGGGTCAGGGCAGCGTTGGCATGGGTAGCGTGGGACACGAAGGCCTCTCCTGGTGGCGGAACTGGTTCCTAGACAGCTCCACTCCACACCGGGGAGGCCTTCGTCCATCTACCAGTCAGACCGTGTCGTCGCAGGATCTCGACCAACGTGCCTGGGCATCACAGCTAGGGCGTCGCCTCTGTGGTGGACGGCTCGACCGGGGCGACGTCGCGCCGGTGCCCGACGCTGACCACACCCCAGGCGACCAGGGTGAAGGCCGCGGCGATGCCGGCGACGTAGAGCGCGACGACGAGATAGCCGTCCTGGACGTGCGGGTTGAGGAACGGGTAGGGGTACCACCAGCCCTCGCCGGTGAGCGGCGAGACCACGAACTCGCCGCGCAGCAGCGTGTAGACCACCCACACGATCGGCCAGGAGATGACGACCGCGATCGTGCGCCACGGCAGCCGGCGGCGCGGGGGAGCGAAGAGCAGGTCGGCGACGAGGAAGATCGGGCCGATGAGGTGCAGCACCTCGTTGGCCCACGGGGTCGCGGCGAGCGCGATCCCGCGCAGCAGCAGGTTGTAGACGAGACCGGTGATGGTCATGAACGTCGTGGCCGCGGCGAGCAGCACGGCAACCCACACCGGCTCCTGACCGGAACGGGTCAGTGCCCAGGCCGCGCCGGCGACGAGCCCGGCGACCGCGAAGAGGTTGGACTCGATCGTGAAGTAGCTGAAGAAGTTCACCAGGACCGTCCCCGTGCTGGAGCCGTCGGCGGGCACCGTGCGCAGCGCGTTGCGGAACTCGGCCAGGACGGCCGCGAGGATGAGCGCCGCCATCGCCAGGCGCAGGATCGACCAGGTCTTCGTCACGGACTCACCGTAAGGCCGCGACATGCCGACCGTGGTGCTAATTCGAGGTGAGCCACGTCGTGTCTCCGTGCTAGCTTCGTCGCGATCGTGATCCGACGGCAGGAGGTGAGACCCGTGTACGCAACATCCACAGCGGGTGCTCCCCGCCGCCCACGATCGCGCGGCTGAGCCCAGATCCGGGCCGGCCACCGGGAGCGCCTGCGGAAACGCTTCGAAAGGCGACTCCCATGAACACGACTTCTCCTTCGCAACCGGCCTTCGCCGACAAGCGCGCGCTGGTCCTCAGCGGCGGCGGATCGGCAGGCAACGCCTGGCTGATCGGCGTCCTCGCCGGACTGCTCGACGGCGGCTTGGACGTGACCGGGGCCGATCTGGTCATCGGCACCTCCGCCGGCGCGACCGCCGCGGCCCAGCTCGGCGGGGCGAGCCCCGCCGACCTGCTGGCCGCCATCCTCTCGGCGCCGACTCCCCAGGCCGGGCCAGGACACCGCGGCCCCATCTCCTGGGCCCACCTCGAGCGGACCGACGCCATCATCGCGGCATCGGCCGACCTGCCCGACATGCGCCGCCGGATCGGCGCGGACGCGATCGAGATCGCCGAGGCCGCGGGCGCGGCCGGGCGGGATCGCTGGCGAGAGACCGTCGCGGCCCGGCTGCCGAGCCCGCACTGGCCGGCGGGCAGGACCCTCCTCACCGTGGTGGACGCCGACACCGGTGAGCCCGTCGAGCTCGACCGCGACAGCGGCGTCGACCTGGTCGACGCGGTCGCCGCCAGCTGCGCGGGCGGCCCGGCGTACGCGATCGGCGGCCGCCGCTACATCGACGGTGGCTACCGGCGCTCGAGCGAGAACGCCGACCTGGCGGTGGGGCACGGGCGGGTCCTCGTGCTCTCGCCGCTGGGCGGCCGGACCCGGCATCCGGCCGGCTGGCGCAGCGATCTCTCCGCGCAGGTCGACGAGCTGCGCGCGAGCGGCAGCAGGGTGGAGACGATCCTCCCCGACGCCGGCTCGCGCGAGGCGTTCGGCGACAACATGATGAACCCGGCGACCCGGCCGCCCGCGGCTCGGGCGGGGCATCGCCAGGGTCTGTCCCTCGCCGAGGAGTTCGCCGGGTTCTGGGGGCGATGACGGCAGCCGCGGCGTACGTTCTTCCCGGGTAGTTCTTCCCGGGGAGCTGTCGAAAGCGGCTGGACCCGTTCGTGGAGCGAGTGAGGGTGGCGACGAGCGCTGCCCGAAGACAGGAGGTTGCCGATGACCAAGTATCTGATCTCGTTCCGCGACGAGGCGGTCGACCACCGCGACGAGGACGTGGCCGACATCGCCGAAGCGTCCTCCGAGATGACGCGCGAGGCCGTGGCGGCCGGCGTGTTCGTCTTCGGCGGTGGGATCAAGGGCGGTCTCGAGGACGCCTGGACGGTCGACGAGGCCGGCGTGGTCACCGACGGTCCCTACCCGGAGAGCAAGGAGCACCTCGGCGGCTTCATCATCGTCGACGTGGACACCCTCGAGGATGCGCTGATGTGGGCCGGGAAGTGCGCCGCGGCATGCCGAGCCACCATGCAGGTCCGCGAGCTGCTCTCGGGGGCGGAAGCGCGTTGACCACGACCGGGGTCGTCGGTGGCGGGATCGTCGGGCTGGCGGTGGCGCGGGAGATCCTGCGCCGCCGCCCTGCCGAGACGGTGATCGTCCTCGAGAAGGAGAGCACGCTCGGCGCCCATCAGACCGGCCACAACTCCGGGGTCGTCCACGCCGGCATCTACTACCGGCCCGGCAGCCTCAAGGCCCGGCTCTGCACCCGCGGCCGCGACCTGCTCAAGGAGTTCGCGGCCGAGCACCGGATCCCGCTCGAGGAGTGCGGCAAGCTGGTCGTCGCGGTGGCGGAATCCGAGATGGGCCGCTTCGACACGCTGGAGAAGACGGCCACCGAGAACGGCGTGCCGGGGCTGAGACGGGTCGGCCCCGAGGAGATGAAGGAGATCGAGCCGTACGCCGCGGGGCTGGCCGCCCTGCACTCGCCACGGACCGCGATCACCGACTACGTCGCCGTCACCGAGGCCCTCGGCCGCAGCATCACCGAGGCCGGGGGAGAGGTACGCCTCGGCGAGGAGGTCACCGGCATCCACCGCGTCCCCGGCGGCATCGAGGTGGCGACTCCCACCGGCCGGACCCGGGTCGACCACCTGGTCGCCTGCGGCGGCCTGGAGTCCGACCGGCTCGGCGAGCTGACCGGCGGGCCGAAGGCGCCCCGGATCATCCCGTTCCGCGGTGAGTACATGCAGGTCAGCAGGGCGAAGCAGGATCTCGTCCGCGGCATGGTCTATCCCGTCCCCGACCCGCGCTACCCGTTCCTCGGCGTGCACTTCACCCGCCGGGTGGGTGGTGGCCTCGAGGTCGGACCCAACGCCTTCCTGGCGCTCAGCCGCCGGCGCTACGGCCGGACGTCGCTGACACCGCGCGACCTCGTCGACACGCTGGCGTGGCCCGGGTTCTGGCGGTTCGCCGCCGAGCACTGGCGCACCGGGTTCACAGAGCTTCGCGGCGTACTGTCGAAGCAGGCCTACATGCGTGAGGCCCAGCGCTACGTGCCCGAGATCGGCGCCGCCGACGTCGAGCGCGCGGGCCTGGGGCTACGGGCCCAGGCCGTCGAGCGCGACGGCTCGCTCGTCGACGACTT from Nocardioides luteus includes:
- a CDS encoding 5'-methylthioadenosine/S-adenosylhomocysteine nucleosidase family protein, with translation MSKNLVVLLTAINTEYDAVRRRLVGPTPHLHKHGTRFETGTVRHSTCRVALGLTNVGNESAAVIVERAVSEFDPAAVIFVGVAGALWDSARLGDVVFAKHIYNYQGGTSEDAGLMARPRAWEVSHPIFQLGSELARRGEWADSPPPGEDPPRVHIAPIAAGSVVLNSLTSNHAQWLRSRYNDALAVEMEGAGVAQAAHLSGSQVAVIRGISDRADGTKDSANDRDWQPRAAANAAAFATRLAVNIIKDKEQLTMADEDRTRPTYHTQVSPTIHNSTVGNITGFVNNGSSYGAVSPIAVSPADLIAELDRFSRLLEQHRAAGDLDDATLTGAQLQLDTARKSAQAGTPESKHMVTTALERLRGLVSDVADLAAKIAPLIVMAGGLS
- a CDS encoding IS481 family transposase, producing the protein MSHATHANAALTPRARLRLARLIVEHGWPPARAAERYDVSWRTAKKWAERYRNEGPAGMLDRSSAPHRQPNRTPAPVVRKIVHLRWKQRLGPVEIAQRLNMASSTVHAVLVRARINRLTHIDRATGEPIRRYEHDHPGDLIHVDVKKLGKIPDGGGWRYLGKQRGDKNRSATAKRTGGPKNKHYQPLIGTCYLHTVIDDHSRLAYVEARDDETSQTATEVLKNAVAWFAERGVLVKRVLSDNGSCYKSHLWRETCADLGITPKKTRPYRPQTNGKIERFHRTLAEGWAFKKFYTSESARLAALPGWVHEYNHHRPHSAIGKAAPITRLNNLAGHHS
- a CDS encoding Pr6Pr family membrane protein, which translates into the protein MTKTWSILRLAMAALILAAVLAEFRNALRTVPADGSSTGTVLVNFFSYFTIESNLFAVAGLVAGAAWALTRSGQEPVWVAVLLAAATTFMTITGLVYNLLLRGIALAATPWANEVLHLIGPIFLVADLLFAPPRRRLPWRTIAVVISWPIVWVVYTLLRGEFVVSPLTGEGWWYPYPFLNPHVQDGYLVVALYVAGIAAAFTLVAWGVVSVGHRRDVAPVEPSTTEATP
- a CDS encoding patatin-like phospholipase family protein, which codes for MNTTSPSQPAFADKRALVLSGGGSAGNAWLIGVLAGLLDGGLDVTGADLVIGTSAGATAAAQLGGASPADLLAAILSAPTPQAGPGHRGPISWAHLERTDAIIAASADLPDMRRRIGADAIEIAEAAGAAGRDRWRETVAARLPSPHWPAGRTLLTVVDADTGEPVELDRDSGVDLVDAVAASCAGGPAYAIGGRRYIDGGYRRSSENADLAVGHGRVLVLSPLGGRTRHPAGWRSDLSAQVDELRASGSRVETILPDAGSREAFGDNMMNPATRPPAARAGHRQGLSLAEEFAGFWGR
- a CDS encoding YciI family protein, coding for MTKYLISFRDEAVDHRDEDVADIAEASSEMTREAVAAGVFVFGGGIKGGLEDAWTVDEAGVVTDGPYPESKEHLGGFIIVDVDTLEDALMWAGKCAAACRATMQVRELLSGAEAR
- the lhgO gene encoding L-2-hydroxyglutarate oxidase; translated protein: MTTTGVVGGGIVGLAVAREILRRRPAETVIVLEKESTLGAHQTGHNSGVVHAGIYYRPGSLKARLCTRGRDLLKEFAAEHRIPLEECGKLVVAVAESEMGRFDTLEKTATENGVPGLRRVGPEEMKEIEPYAAGLAALHSPRTAITDYVAVTEALGRSITEAGGEVRLGEEVTGIHRVPGGIEVATPTGRTRVDHLVACGGLESDRLGELTGGPKAPRIIPFRGEYMQVSRAKQDLVRGMVYPVPDPRYPFLGVHFTRRVGGGLEVGPNAFLALSRRRYGRTSLTPRDLVDTLAWPGFWRFAAEHWRTGFTELRGVLSKQAYMREAQRYVPEIGAADVERAGLGLRAQAVERDGSLVDDFVIHHSDGITSVRNAPSPAATSSLAIAEYVVDRMS